TAAATAGTAACTAAACTACTCTGCGCAACTTTATTTTTGATTTCTTCCGACATTTTACATAAAGCCCATTTCGTATTTAGCTTCCTCGCTCATCATGTCTTGCGTCCAAGGAGGATCAAATACAATTTCAACTTTTGTTGATTCGATACCTTCAATACCTGTTACTTTCGACTCAACTTCTGCAGGCATACTTTCAGCTGCCGGGCAGTTTGGAGATGTTAGTGTCATGATAATAACTACATTTCCATCATCGGCGATTCTAACCTCATAGATTAATCCGAGTTCGTATATATCCACTGGGATCTCGGGATCGAATACGGTTTTAATAATCTCTATGATCGTTGCTTCTAATGCTTTTTTATCCATAATTATTGTTTTGATGAATATGCTAACGCATGTAATTTCATTTGTTTTATCATTGCCAAAAGTCCGTTTGAACGAGTAGGAGACAGGTGTTCTGCCAATCCAATTTCGTTAATAAAATCCATTTTGGCGGCAACTATTTCTGAAGCTTTATGATCCGATAATACTCGAACCATAATAGCAAC
Above is a window of Flavobacteriales bacterium DNA encoding:
- a CDS encoding SUF system Fe-S cluster assembly protein — translated: MDKKALEATIIEIIKTVFDPEIPVDIYELGLIYEVRIADDGNVVIIMTLTSPNCPAAESMPAEVESKVTGIEGIESTKVEIVFDPPWTQDMMSEEAKYEMGFM